The genomic region AACCGTCTGAAAATGCACAGAGTCCGAAGAGTCCGACGGTTCCTCCAAGAAGACAAACAGGTGTGTAATAATATTAGCATGTATCTGAACACAATCATTTATGATTGAACTGTCTTAATAGGAAAAAAACCAATTCAAAAGATGACACGTGCGGATAAACAGTCAGCTCTACTGCAACAACGCCAGCACGAGCTAAAACAAGCTGCTCTAGATGCAAAGAAGGATGGTGATACAGAGTTGGCACGTAATTATTTAAGGCAAGCGAAAGGGATAGATCCGTTGATCGAAGCTAGTAAAGCAGGATTACCGGTTGATATGAACACAATACCATTGTCTCCGTTAGcaaaaatggaactgaatgcaAATAGTTCGGGAGGACAACTCGATGAGAGTTTCGAGTTGGTCAGTAGCGAACACTGTTTGGAAGAAGCGACTGGAACCGACGAAGAGATTTACGAGAATCTGGAGGCTCAGCTAATGAAACAAATGAAGGTATAACAAGAACGTAGTGTGTACTTTAAActgatattataataaatatttttgtaatttgtTGCAGTGGTGCTTATGTACTAGAGATCACTCGAAAGCTTTAGGAGATGTACCTGGGTATAATAAATGGGAACGATTCGCATTGGATTACAAACGGGATTTGGATATGCTGAGGGTTCGAAAACGTGATAAACTGCCACCGCCGCAACACCATTACGAGACAAAAACTTATGCTATAGTGCAGTCAGTATCAATCATCAATATATATGAAATAGAAAGaaagaagtgccttgaagagaaagaaacgctctttccacTGCTCTTTGATTgtttatcaaaattttaaaaaattttggagcatcaaatacgacagaatttagtatgatttttatttatttcgtacttacaaatgttattaccaatgaaaataaggattttatttggtaccactgTCGTAAAGTTTGTgtctacgaaaattgaaaattgcataaacatccgcagtctacttatattaTACGACAACAACAAAAATAGTATGAATCTTATGTTTCAGGAGTTGTACGGATCTAGGTGACAACGACATAGAAATCTCGATAATAAGAGGGATAAACTATTCGAAAGAGGACACATACGTCATATACGAATTTCCCTATCCATCCGATCGCCCTCCGACAGACAGCACATCCACCGTTAGAGGAACATGCAATCCAGAATACGAAGCAGTATTTCGTTTAAATGGAATAATAGAACGTGGCTTAAGACAGTGTCAACGGGCTTTCAAAAGACACGCGCTGAAATGTCAAATTTGGGCGAAAGGGTAATTACAAACAATGATGGGTATATAATCATCTACAGCTTTTTTAATAACCTTTattaattgtatttatttaatcactACTTATTTATGACAAGTTTTAGTTTGCAATAGCACATTCCTTATGAAATTGACCAATTTTATTCACGACCGTAATTTAGTAATATAGTAACGTTTATTGTTTACAAATCACGTTTCATTGTAATACAGTATGATGCATTGAATGGTGatcgaatgtgtttttatcAATATTAAGTAGATACGATTGaaagtttaatattaaaaatagtaaaatagaTTAGTACGTTGCTTGCAGATGCTCGCTGAACCCTCTCCTGTGTTGCACTCATCCAAGGTATGAAAATCATAGTTCTAAAGAGCAATCagcttttcaatagtatgcccGTAAAAGTATGCTAATGTTTTTGTCTTGTAAGAGTTGTTGGTTGTTGGACTTTTTGTTGATTTTTTTGGTAGCTAGTGTACTGTAAAAAGTAGCATTTGGATACCAGTGTATTTATGAGGCAAAAAGAAAGTTCTGTCAAATCTATCTTGACGCTTTAcccatatttttaaattgcacGAGCAACCTGTGACAACGTATACCTTCTTTTCTTATATTTCAGCTGTTAGTCCGCAATGCGTGTGCGCTTACTTAATATCGCAACTGATTATGTGTTTTTACAGTGGATTCTTTCGAAGCGATAGCCTGTTAGGTACGGTAACGGTGAAATTGCAGCCTCTGGAGAGTAAATGTGTTCTTCACGATTCATTTCCTGTGAGTGTTGAATTTGATTTATTCAAGATTACACTTTGAATTATATAGATTACATTAAAGAAATTCTTGACGACCGTAGTTAATGGACGGGAGGAAACCAACAGGAGCAAAGTTAGAAGTGAAAATACGATTGAGAAATCCCGTTCTTACTAAACAAATAGAACAAATCACGGACAAATGGTTAATCATCGATCATTGATGCGGCACCGATGGAGTCgctttatatatattttgatTTTCCAATCATCGCTTTATCGAGGCCTTGAACGTCTACTTGCTTATTATAAAACAATGGACAATGTATTATTTGTTTCATTCATAGCGACGCGTGTTAATGTGAATATGTATATgtcaaataatttatatattttattacgaACGTTCAATTTTAGACTATACATGCAACCATAATAATGTTCCACATTAAACGAGTACATATATATGCACAGTCTAACatgtaaatattataacatGTTGCATAAGGAATTTGTTACACAACTATCGCATAGCAATTATACTGGCTAGAAGAAAATTATTCTGTTTGagctttaatatatatatacacacagaaATAT from Lasioglossum baleicum chromosome 2, iyLasBale1, whole genome shotgun sequence harbors:
- the L(2)gd1 gene encoding lethal (2) giant discs 1 isoform X6, whose amino-acid sequence is MITGNESAEEMSPTEEDSPKTESVERFEADSAPMGDTINLLEERLRLYEMAERKAKQENEPSRARRYTRGIRTLKELLTDARSGKPINEEDIPPQPPPSAVAESTKKVSESPKEEPIEEKIPPVDDDAAPSPEADNTTESVPAKSIDEEALGLLKSRQQEYKIAALAWKKAGNKTEALQYVSVAKQFDIVIAAVNAGDTVDLSDMPPSPNMPGSDAVAATPEFPKTQNEIQGQASSEAPPTVAETKPVGPENLGLALKERLEVYRRSKTAAETEGNSSKARRYGRICKQFEDALKLHARGKSIALDELPVPPGFPPLIAPAPPAASAPDEEAQPSPTPREASDPEPSENAQSPKSPTVPPRRQTGKKPIQKMTRADKQSALLQQRQHELKQAALDAKKDGDTELARNYLRQAKGIDPLIEASKAGLPVDMNTIPLSPLAKMELNANSSGGQLDESFELVSSEHCLEEATGTDEEIYENLEAQLMKQMKWCLCTRDHSKALGDVPGYNKWERFALDYKRDLDMLRVRKRDKLPPPQHHYETKTYAIVQSCTDLGDNDIEISIIRGINYSKEDTYVIYEFPYPSDRPPTDSTSTVRGTCNPEYEAVFRLNGIIERGLRQCQRAFKRHALKCQIWAKGCSLNPLLCCTHPSGFFRSDSLLGTVTVKLQPLESKCVLHDSFPLMDGRKPTGAKLEVKIRLRNPVLTKQIEQITDKWLIIDH